The DNA sequence TTTTCCGCAAGCTGCTGGTTATCCATGCGTGCGCTCCGTTTCCGACTGGTTTGGACTCGATTCCCTGGGATAGTAATGCAAAACGGGATGCCCGGCAAGCCAATTTGACGCGGGCATCCCGTATTCTTCCCCGGGTGGCGAAGCGAATCGTCAGCTCAGGATATCCATGACCTTGTCCAGAAACCCCTTTTTCAGGGGATGGACATCCTCGCCGCTGATCTTGGCGAACTCCTCCAGCAGGTCCTTTTGCTTTTTGTTGAGGTTGGTGGGGGTCTCCACCCTGATGATCACCAACTGGTCGCCCCGGCCGTAGCCCTGAAGCGAGGGGATGCCCTTGCCCCGCAGGCGATAGACCTTGCCGGATTGGGTGCCGTCCGGGATCTTCATGGCTACCTTGCCGTCCAGGGTCGGCACATCCAGTTCGCATCCCAGGGACGCCTGGATGAAGCTGATCGGGATCTCGCAGATGACGTTGTTGTCTTCACGCTGAAAGATGGGGTGTTCCCTGACGCTGATGGCCACATAGAGGTCGCCGTTGGGGCCGCCTTTGCCCTGGCCCCCCTCGCCGGTCAGTTTGAGGCGCGACCCGGTTTCCACGCCGCCCGGCACCTTGACCGAGAGGGTCTTGGTGTCCTTGACGCTGCCCTTGCCGCGGCAGTCCGGGCAGGGGTCGTCCACCACCTTGCCCTCGCCGTTGCACTGGCTGCAGGTCTTGCTGACGCTGAAAAATCCCTGCTGATAGCGGACCTGGCCCGCGCCGCGGCAGGAAGGGCAAACCTTCGGCTCGGTGCCCGGTTTCGAGCCGGAGCCGTTGCAGGTCCCGCACCGTTTGGCAAAGGGCACCTCGATCTTCTGCTCGGTGCCGAAGGCGGCTTCCTCGAAACCGATCTCCATGTTGTAGAGCAGGTCGTCGCCGCGCCGCCCTTGGGCGCGTCCGCGTCCGGTCCCGCCGCCGAAGATGTCGCCGAAGATGTCGCTGAAGATATCGCCGAAGGGGGTGCCGGCCCCGAATCCGCCGCCGAACCCGCCAGCGCCGAAACCCGCCCCGGAGACGCCGGCATGGCCGAACTGGTCGTACTGGGCGCGTTTCTGGGCGTCGGAAAGCACTTCGTAGGCCTCGGTCACCTCTTTGAACTTCTCCTCGGCCGCCTTGTCATCCGGGTTCTTGTCGGGATGATACTGGATGGCCATCTTGCGGAAGGCCTTCTTGATCTCGGTCTCGGAGGCGTTGCGGTGGATCTCCAGCACCTCGTAGTAATCGCGTTTTTCGCCGTTTGCCAAAATAGTGTCCTTGATAATGCAACGAGCAGCGCCCCGTGGAAGAGGCACTGCCCGTGCTTGGTGAATTATGTGCTACCTGCCGATATTAAAGGTATTTCGGCCTATTTCTTCTCTTCTTTGACCTCTTCGAAATCGGCGTCGACGACCTTTTCATCCTTGTGTTTCGAAGCGCCGGCCTGTTC is a window from the Oryzomonas sagensis genome containing:
- the dnaJ gene encoding molecular chaperone DnaJ is translated as MANGEKRDYYEVLEIHRNASETEIKKAFRKMAIQYHPDKNPDDKAAEEKFKEVTEAYEVLSDAQKRAQYDQFGHAGVSGAGFGAGGFGGGFGAGTPFGDIFSDIFGDIFGGGTGRGRAQGRRGDDLLYNMEIGFEEAAFGTEQKIEVPFAKRCGTCNGSGSKPGTEPKVCPSCRGAGQVRYQQGFFSVSKTCSQCNGEGKVVDDPCPDCRGKGSVKDTKTLSVKVPGGVETGSRLKLTGEGGQGKGGPNGDLYVAISVREHPIFQREDNNVICEIPISFIQASLGCELDVPTLDGKVAMKIPDGTQSGKVYRLRGKGIPSLQGYGRGDQLVIIRVETPTNLNKKQKDLLEEFAKISGEDVHPLKKGFLDKVMDILS